A window of Gammaproteobacteria bacterium genomic DNA:
GAAAATGCCGAAGTCGTATTAAATAATCTGTATAGTCAAACTCAACTGCAAGTAGTGTTTGGCATTAATATGGTGGCGTTGGATCAAGGTCGTCCCCGTTGCATGGGATTAAAGCATCTTCTGGAAGCTTTTATTCGCCATCGACGTGAAGTCGTGACACGTCGAACCATTTTTGATTTGCGAAAAGCGCGAGAACGTGCTCATGTTTTAGAAGGTTTGGGCATTGCTCTGGCAAATATTGATGAAGTCATTGCCATGATTAAATCCTCAAAAACCCCACTAGAAGCAAAAGAGCGTTTAGTGGCTTCTGTATGGCGGCCAGGAGCAGTCTTAGACATGCTTGAACGTGCAGGTAGCGATGCTTCTAGACCTGAAGATTTGCCAGAAGAATATGGGCTAAAACCCGAAGGCTATCATTTATCGCCCGATCAAGCTCAAGCCATTTTGGACTTAAGACTCCATCGTTTAACGGGCCTCGAAAAAGATAAAATTCTCAATGAATACAAGCAGTTACTTGATCTTATCAAAGATTTGCTGGAAATATTGTCAGATGCCGATCGGTTGATGCAAGTGATTAGAGATGAGCTATTAGAAATTAAAGGCCAATTCGGTGACGAACGCCGCACAGTCATTATTGATAATGAAGAAGAACTGTCGATGGAAGATTTGATTCCTAATGACACCCTAGTTGTCACAATTTCGAGTGAAGGGTATGCCAAAACTCAGCCACTTGAAATGTATCAAGCTCAACATCGCGGTGGTAAAGGCAAATCCTCAACGTCAATGAAAGAAGAAGATTACATCGAGCATTTATTGGTTGCGAATGCGCATGACACGCTGCTGTGTTTCTCCAATAAAGGTAAATTATTTTGGTTAAAAGCCTACAAGATCCCGCAGGCTAGTCGTGCCGCCAAAGGTCGTCCGCTGGTTAATTTACTGCCCTTGGGTGAAGGCGAGTGTATCAGTGCTATCTTGCCAATTAGCGAATTCGATGAAGGGCATTTTGTGTTTATGGCGACGGCTAAAGGTACCGTGAAAAAAGTATCGTTGTCACAATTTTCACGGCCTCGTAATAGTGGATTGATTGCGCTGGATATTCGTGAGGGCGATGATTTAGTCGGTGTGATCATTACCGATGGCAAACAAGACATTATGTTGGTCGCTAACACCGGAAAAGTAATTCGATTTGAAGAATCTTTAGTTCGTCCGATGGGTCGAACCGCGGCAGGTGTGCGAGGTATTAGACTCAAAGAAGGTCAACGGCTTATTTCGTTGTTGGCTGCTAAAGATAATGAAGCCATTCTATTGGCGACTGCCAATGGCTACGGAAAACGCACTGAAATGAGTGAATTCCGTCGGATTGGACGTGGTGGACAGGGTGTGATTGGTATTATTGTGAATGAACGCAACGGTGAAGTGGTTGGTGCGGAGGCTGTTACGGATCAGCATGAGATTCTACTCATTACCGATCAGGGCACTATCGTGCGAACGCGCGTCGAAGAAATTTCATTGGTGGGTCGTAATACCCAAGGTGTTCGACTAATCAATGTGAGCGAAGGCGAGCAGTTGGTTGGGATGCGCCGTGTGGAAGAAGTCATTGATGTTGCTCCAGCTCAGGTTGAGGGACAACCAGAGGCTTGAGAAAGAAGGGGTCAAATCATGCGAGGCTATAATTTTAGCGCTGGTCCAGCGATGCTCCCTCTTGAGGTATTAAATCATGTTAAAGAAGAGCTTCTTGAGTGGCATGGTGTTGGCGCTTCAGTGATGGAAATTAGTCATCGCGGTGAAGCATTTCAAAAGATGGCTGCAGAGTCCGAACGCGATTTTAGAGATTTATTATCCATTCCCGATGATTACCATGTGCTCTTTGTTCAAGGTGGTGGGCGAGGGCAGTTTTCCATGGTGCCTTTGAATTTATTACGAGGTAAGACCACGGCAGATTATGTGTATACGGGTGTTTGGTCAGTCATGGCCGCTAAAGAAGCTTCAAAATATTGTCATGTTAATCAATGTGCTAGCTCTGAAAATTCAGGTTTTACAACAATACCAAATCAATCTGGCTGGACACTGAATTCTGAAGCAGCGTATGTTCATATCGTTGATAACGAAACCGTTAACGGAGTCGAATACCCAGCTATTCCCGAAACCGGAGACATACCTTTAGTGTCAGATATGTCATCGAATATTTTGTCAAAACCCATTGATATTAGTCGTTACGGATTAATTTATGCCGGAGTCCAAAAAAACATCGGTCCTGCAGCTCTTGCTGTCGTTGTTGTGCGCAAAGATCTTGTCGGGCAAGCATTACCAATTACTCCATGCCTCTATGATTATCAAAATCATGTAGACCAAAAATCACTCTATAATACACCGCCGACATTCTCCTGGTACGTCTGTAGTTTAGTGTTTAGGTGGCTCAAAAAGCAGGGTGGGATCGCAGCAATGGGCGAAATCAATGCTCGAAAAGCCGCTAAATTGTACGACTACATCGACCACAGTGATTTTTATTACAACAATGTCGATAAGCCTTATCGATCTCGCATGAATGTCGTTTTCCGTATCCGTGATGAATCTTTATATCCTGACTTTTTATCCCAGGCTACAGCAAAAGGATTGCTTTTTCTCAAAGGCCATAAGCTAGTAGGTGGGCTGCGAGCCAGTATCTACAATGCTATGCCTGAAGCGGGAGTAGATGCATTGTTGAATTTTATGGAAGACTTTAAAAAGAAGCGGTAGGTTAGGCTGGAGATTCAGCGCTCTTCTTGTTTTAGCCATGTTTGTTTATGTAATATTCAAGTTGTTGTTTTTAAATTGATAAATCTTACCAATTATGATATAAATGGTATAATTAACTAATCAATATTAAAGTGTATGTCAGATAATATTTTTCAGATACTTGATGAAACTGTAGAATTATTTGAGCTGAACCCAGTCGCTATCGCGGCACCTAAACACAAAGTTTTAACTGAAATATTGAGTCTTTATTCTGGATCGATCGTCGATTCTCGACTTAAACTCAAAGTTTTGATTGAGATAGTGATTCGTTACTGTGGAAAATCCGTACTTATTGATGGTGTTGAAGTTTTTTTATCTTGGAGCCATGTACAATCTTACCTTGAAAAATATACTCCTTTAAACGAGCATCTTTATTCCCATATTGTTGCGGTTTTTGCCGAAAAGTATAAACGCTCTTTTAATGGCGAAAATACAACCTGGAAACTCGATTTTGCAGAAGACACTCAAAGTGCATTATCATTCAAATTATTTCTTCAGCACATTCTCCCACATGAAAAAGAGGATCTATTAAAAGAGTCTGATGGTGTTTTATATTTACCTGAAGATCTCACATTTTTCTATAGTCGTTACTTCACAGACGAAGAAGGCAAGCTATTTCCACACTATTTACACGATACACTGTTGAAAACTTTGCGTGCTGATAAATTTGATTTTAGTACTCAATTTATTTTGGGTATTATTCCTGGTGAAAATAACCAAAGACGCTTGACAAATTTACGTCCTAAAAATCGGAAACCTTATATTGTGACTCCTGATGGGAAGGCAATGTTGCGACTTGATAAAAAGCCAATGCTGACCCCTGAACAAAAACAAGGATACACCCAAGCTCAGTCTTGCACATTGATTGGTGATATACAAAGTCCACCGTTTGGTTTTAGAAAAGACCGTAATGATACGCTGTATGGATTGATCACTGACATTCAAGATGCACATATTCAGCGTTTGCTTATGGATGATGGTGGGACAGTGGGGCGAAAATTCGAATATGAAGACCTTGAAGCGGCTCAAATGAAACTGAGAATTTATTATTCTCATGATAGGCTATTTTTTTCACCTAAAGAAATTCGAACCTTTAAAAACAATAACACTCTTAGGGATAAGTGGAAGAATGTTACCAATGAACTATTGGCTCGTTTGCGTTTTAATCCTTACCGAAGTGTAGTGTGTATTTGTGCAGATAGTTTAGAAGCTCGATTGTTAGCCTATGATTTCGCTGAGGAGCTATGGGAGCATTATTGTGCTTATGCGAAAAAACAAGGTGTAGTGATCAATAATAATTACAGAATACCCGTTGTTTTTTATTTCCCTAAACAGTTTGATCCTGAGAAGAGACATCTAAGATTTTATACTGAAGCGATGTATCGAGAAGATCAAAAAGAAGCTTATGAAATGTATCAATATCATACTGGTGATAGGAGGCAAGCACTTTATGTCTTCAGGTGCTATGAATTTTTGCTTGGTTTAAAAGAAATTACGCTCGATATCTTAAAAGAAGACGTTGAAAAAGTGCCATTGGCTCTACACATGATTAAGAATGGATATATTCGTCATCTAATGCGTCTGCTACGTCCACCACGCTGTTCACCCAGCTTAAAAATAGACATTATCGAATATTTACTATCTCAAAAATTAATTAAGAAAAATGATCCAGTGATCGGCGAATTTATTCTGGTAGAAGAATTCGAATTAGCTGATCACCTCATTCGTGAAACGGGTTCCGAGAAAAAAGACTTGCAAAAAGAAGATGGTTTGTTAGTCAGCAAGATTATTGAAAAAGGTAATGCTCGCCAAATACATTATTTTGGCGAAGATTTTATGTTAAGAATCGCAGCTAACTTCCTTTGTTGTTCTAGTATAAAGCTTTATTTGAAAGAATTCAGAGTAGAGAATCAAGACACCTTAGATAACTTGTTGTTCGCAGCTGCTAGAAGTGGGGAACATACACTTGCTCGAAATCTGCTTCAGATGGGGGCAAAACCAAGAAGTGGTCGTCTCAGTCCGATAAGGGTTGCCAGTGAGTTTCAAGATTGGGAAATGGCCAAGTTGCTGGCTCTAGACTCAAGAGAAAAAGGCGATGAGGCCGAATTCGGTATTGTAGTATTGAACGCCTTAAAATTTAACAATTTAGTAATAACAATGATGTTCTTAGGCTATGCTGCAAACCCTTCGTGGCGCCACTATTATTCTTCAAGCTATACAACAGAATCGACTGTTTTCTACGCTATTTTACATGGTCATAATTCTTTTGAATTTTTAATTCAATTGATAAATTATGAGCTTCAGTTTCGCGATGAGAATACACTTAAGCGAATCTGTTTTGAGATTGTAGCAACCTATGAAGTCGATGATTCGATATCAAGGGAATTTCTACTAAAGCAATATAAATCACGGATGAATATATCTTTTGAATCAGATGAATGGGGAAAATTATTTAAAGAAAGCCTGCAAACT
This region includes:
- the gyrA gene encoding DNA gyrase subunit A: MLDHAKEIVAVNIEDELQQSYLDYAMSVIVGRALPDVRDGLKPVHRRVLFAMSELKNDFNKPYKKSARIVGDVIGKYHPHGDTAVYDTIVRMAQPFSLRYMLVDGQGNFGSVDGDAPAAMRYTEIRMSKIAHSLLADLEKETVDFVPNYDGSEHMPSVLPTQVPNLLVNGSSGIAVGMATNIPPHNLNEVIDGCIAIIDNPNCELSDLMQLIPGPDFPTFGIINGRAGIVEAYKTGRGRVLIRGKTNFEDVGEKQAIIITELPYQVNKARLIEKVAELVKEKRLEGITALRDESDKDGMRIYIELRRGENAEVVLNNLYSQTQLQVVFGINMVALDQGRPRCMGLKHLLEAFIRHRREVVTRRTIFDLRKARERAHVLEGLGIALANIDEVIAMIKSSKTPLEAKERLVASVWRPGAVLDMLERAGSDASRPEDLPEEYGLKPEGYHLSPDQAQAILDLRLHRLTGLEKDKILNEYKQLLDLIKDLLEILSDADRLMQVIRDELLEIKGQFGDERRTVIIDNEEELSMEDLIPNDTLVVTISSEGYAKTQPLEMYQAQHRGGKGKSSTSMKEEDYIEHLLVANAHDTLLCFSNKGKLFWLKAYKIPQASRAAKGRPLVNLLPLGEGECISAILPISEFDEGHFVFMATAKGTVKKVSLSQFSRPRNSGLIALDIREGDDLVGVIITDGKQDIMLVANTGKVIRFEESLVRPMGRTAAGVRGIRLKEGQRLISLLAAKDNEAILLATANGYGKRTEMSEFRRIGRGGQGVIGIIVNERNGEVVGAEAVTDQHEILLITDQGTIVRTRVEEISLVGRNTQGVRLINVSEGEQLVGMRRVEEVIDVAPAQVEGQPEA
- the serC gene encoding 3-phosphoserine/phosphohydroxythreonine transaminase; translated protein: MMRGYNFSAGPAMLPLEVLNHVKEELLEWHGVGASVMEISHRGEAFQKMAAESERDFRDLLSIPDDYHVLFVQGGGRGQFSMVPLNLLRGKTTADYVYTGVWSVMAAKEASKYCHVNQCASSENSGFTTIPNQSGWTLNSEAAYVHIVDNETVNGVEYPAIPETGDIPLVSDMSSNILSKPIDISRYGLIYAGVQKNIGPAALAVVVVRKDLVGQALPITPCLYDYQNHVDQKSLYNTPPTFSWYVCSLVFRWLKKQGGIAAMGEINARKAAKLYDYIDHSDFYYNNVDKPYRSRMNVVFRIRDESLYPDFLSQATAKGLLFLKGHKLVGGLRASIYNAMPEAGVDALLNFMEDFKKKR